Proteins encoded by one window of Desulfonatronum sp. SC1:
- a CDS encoding GNAT family N-acetyltransferase: MILNHRPVVENDLHAICAFPRNEDELFFAYPKATYPLTPPQLLEAVRRRSDSTVVEDDGNVVAFANFYRWETQGCCSIGNVIVSPAARGKGVGRYLVERMIDLAFARYRAIEVTVSCFNRNAAGLLLYPRLGFQPYAVEERRDKSGSRVALIHMRLRNPN, from the coding sequence ATGATCCTGAACCACCGCCCCGTCGTCGAAAACGACCTTCACGCCATTTGCGCGTTTCCGCGCAACGAGGATGAGCTGTTCTTCGCGTATCCCAAGGCCACGTATCCGCTGACGCCGCCTCAACTGCTGGAGGCCGTCCGGCGACGCTCGGACTCCACGGTGGTGGAGGATGACGGGAACGTCGTCGCGTTCGCCAATTTTTATCGCTGGGAAACGCAAGGGTGCTGTTCCATCGGCAACGTTATCGTCTCCCCGGCGGCGCGAGGGAAAGGCGTGGGTCGGTACCTCGTGGAACGGATGATCGATCTTGCTTTCGCGAGATATCGGGCCATTGAGGTGACGGTGTCGTGCTTCAACCGCAACGCTGCCGGACTACTGCTGTATCCCCGGCTGGGGTTTCAGCCCTATGCCGTGGAGGAACGGCGTGATAAGAGTGGGAGCCGGGTCGCGCTGATTCATATGCGG